In a single window of the Sediminicoccus sp. KRV36 genome:
- a CDS encoding MarC family protein, which translates to MSGLSVTGVVGDFVFGFGTLFAIINPYGLAFVFLERTLGLTEAERRWIARRIALNALFILLVSLFFGTAILGFFGISVPALRLAGGLVVAHAGWNMLKEAPHTTVPAARSSGNYEAVKRIVFFPLTMPLTTGPGTIAAAIALGAGRGQEVQTFLLSSAVSFLVVGAICLTILNAYSGASLMARVLGPEGTRVVTQLSAFLLLCVGVEIMLIGGSDALEDLLLRRGD; encoded by the coding sequence ATGAGCGGCCTCTCCGTTACGGGCGTGGTGGGGGATTTCGTCTTCGGCTTTGGCACGCTCTTCGCCATCATCAACCCCTATGGCCTTGCCTTCGTCTTCCTGGAGCGAACGCTCGGCCTGACGGAAGCGGAGCGACGCTGGATCGCGCGCCGAATCGCGCTGAACGCGCTCTTCATCCTGCTGGTGTCGTTGTTCTTCGGCACAGCGATCCTCGGCTTCTTCGGCATTTCGGTGCCAGCACTGCGGCTGGCGGGCGGGCTCGTGGTGGCGCATGCAGGCTGGAACATGCTGAAGGAGGCGCCGCATACCACGGTCCCGGCCGCGCGCAGCAGTGGGAACTACGAGGCGGTGAAGCGGATCGTCTTCTTCCCTTTGACCATGCCGCTCACCACCGGGCCAGGTACCATCGCCGCAGCGATCGCCCTCGGCGCAGGGCGCGGGCAGGAGGTTCAAACCTTCCTGCTATCATCGGCCGTGTCCTTCCTCGTCGTGGGCGCGATCTGCCTGACCATCCTCAATGCCTATAGCGGCGCCAGCCTGATGGCCCGCGTGCTCGGCCCCGAAGGGACCCGTGTGGTCACACAGCTCTCGGCGTTTCTGCTGCTCTGTGTCGGCGTCGAGATCATGCTGATCGGCGGATCTGATGCGCTGGAGGATCTGTTGCTGAGGCGCGGCGACTGA
- a CDS encoding ornithine decarboxylase: MTSMSPALDQFLMIHSGRADAWRDLTHLAESWAKGLIERAEMEARLDGMMAIEGYHAYPGPVLLGGLTEKVNANDAVGAARLARRVSNALLTHSYRERHSDWDADEKSAAEVAEVLPPTLGGGAGRRPYFEVLFVNSQPSANWPGLAAELRRLRRSEDAFIYEPVFVGSFEDAVCATASNPDIISVVLAEGFAYRSRHEVPTLRAILDPMGVPEGPEASALRLGQILKRIRPELDLYLLSDHDVEALAGDPEADVIRRIFYAVEEPLETHLAILEGVQARFETPFFDNLKKYARKPIGTFHALPIARGKSIFKSEWIRDMGEFYGINLFLAESSATTGGLDSLLEPTGNIKRAQEMAARAFGADHVFFVTNGTSTSNKMAVQALLAPGDIAVVDRNCHKSHHYGMVLTGAQPYYVEAFPMTEYSMYGAVPLASIKRALLALRAEGRLDRLKLLDLTNCTFDGHMYHVRRVMEECLAIKPDLIFLWDEAWSGFARFSPFLRPRTAMGAAADIEQWLRDPASIAAYEAQRAALGEAPSDETLLATRLIPDPRRVRLRVYQTNSTHKSMSAIRQGSMLLVKDVDFHTVEAQFHEAVFTHASTSPNQQLIASLDVARRQMELEGYGLVMNAIEIALRIRRAVNEHPLISKYFRVLGPDAMIPAEYRQSGITDFAAPGITWGALMQAMKEDEFYLDPTRMTMVCGTAGFDGTQFKGLLAADYGIQLNKTSRNSVLLQSNINNTRSDVAHLIRVLVEICHGIEKRLADGGPAEREAFAARVKALMTDVPDLPNFSHFHEVFRADAGRTTPEGDMRSAFFGAYDPALCEYVPLAGAECDRRLREGPEMVSANFVIPYPPGFPIMVPGQVLTQETIDFMRKLDVKEIHGYEKARGLKLLKPDAVAARGKR; the protein is encoded by the coding sequence ATGACCAGCATGTCACCCGCCCTCGACCAGTTCCTCATGATCCATTCCGGTCGCGCGGATGCATGGCGGGACCTCACGCATCTTGCGGAGTCCTGGGCCAAGGGCCTCATCGAGCGGGCCGAGATGGAAGCCCGTCTGGACGGCATGATGGCCATCGAGGGCTACCACGCCTATCCCGGCCCAGTGCTGCTCGGCGGCCTCACCGAGAAGGTCAACGCCAATGACGCGGTCGGCGCGGCGCGCCTTGCCCGCCGCGTCTCCAACGCGCTGCTCACGCATTCGTATCGAGAGCGCCACAGCGACTGGGACGCGGACGAAAAGAGCGCGGCGGAGGTGGCTGAGGTACTACCTCCCACGCTCGGCGGCGGCGCGGGTCGGCGCCCCTATTTCGAGGTGCTCTTCGTCAACAGCCAGCCTTCCGCGAACTGGCCCGGCCTGGCGGCGGAGCTGCGCCGCCTGCGCCGGTCAGAGGACGCGTTCATCTACGAACCCGTCTTCGTCGGATCCTTCGAGGACGCGGTCTGCGCGACGGCGAGCAACCCTGACATCATCTCGGTCGTCCTGGCCGAAGGCTTCGCCTATCGCTCCCGCCATGAGGTGCCGACGCTGCGCGCCATCCTCGACCCGATGGGCGTGCCGGAGGGGCCAGAGGCGTCGGCGCTGCGGCTTGGCCAGATCCTGAAGCGCATCCGGCCCGAGCTCGATCTCTACCTGCTCTCGGATCATGACGTGGAGGCGCTGGCGGGCGATCCTGAGGCCGATGTGATCCGCCGTATCTTCTACGCGGTGGAGGAGCCGCTGGAGACGCATCTGGCGATCCTGGAGGGCGTGCAGGCGCGCTTCGAGACGCCCTTCTTCGACAATCTGAAGAAATACGCGCGCAAGCCCATCGGCACCTTCCACGCCCTGCCCATCGCGCGCGGCAAGTCCATCTTCAAATCCGAATGGATTCGCGACATGGGCGAATTCTACGGAATCAACCTCTTCCTCGCGGAGAGCAGCGCGACGACGGGTGGCCTCGACAGCCTTCTTGAGCCGACGGGCAACATCAAGCGCGCGCAGGAGATGGCGGCACGCGCCTTCGGCGCCGACCACGTCTTCTTCGTCACCAACGGCACCTCCACCTCCAACAAGATGGCGGTGCAGGCGCTGCTGGCGCCGGGCGACATCGCGGTGGTGGACCGCAACTGCCACAAGTCACACCACTACGGCATGGTGCTGACCGGGGCGCAGCCTTACTACGTCGAGGCCTTCCCGATGACGGAATACTCGATGTACGGCGCGGTGCCGCTCGCTTCCATCAAGCGCGCGCTCCTGGCCCTGCGCGCCGAGGGGCGGCTGGACCGGCTGAAGCTGCTCGACCTGACGAACTGTACCTTTGATGGGCACATGTACCATGTGCGCCGGGTGATGGAGGAATGCCTCGCCATCAAGCCCGATCTCATCTTCCTCTGGGATGAGGCCTGGTCCGGCTTCGCGCGCTTCTCGCCCTTCCTGCGGCCGCGCACCGCCATGGGGGCGGCGGCGGACATCGAGCAATGGCTGCGCGATCCCGCCTCCATCGCCGCCTATGAGGCGCAGCGCGCCGCGCTGGGCGAGGCGCCCTCCGACGAGACGCTGCTGGCCACGCGCCTCATCCCCGATCCGCGCCGGGTGCGGCTGCGGGTCTACCAGACGAACTCCACGCACAAATCCATGTCCGCCATCCGCCAGGGCTCGATGCTGCTGGTGAAGGATGTGGACTTCCACACCGTGGAGGCACAGTTCCACGAGGCGGTCTTCACCCATGCCTCGACCAGCCCCAACCAGCAGCTGATCGCGAGCCTGGACGTCGCCCGCCGCCAGATGGAACTGGAGGGCTACGGTCTCGTGATGAACGCGATCGAGATCGCGCTGCGCATCCGCCGCGCGGTGAACGAGCACCCGCTGATCTCCAAGTACTTCCGCGTGCTGGGGCCGGATGCGATGATCCCGGCCGAATACCGCCAATCCGGGATCACCGACTTCGCGGCGCCGGGCATCACCTGGGGCGCGCTGATGCAGGCCATGAAGGAGGACGAGTTCTACCTCGACCCCACGCGCATGACGATGGTCTGCGGCACGGCGGGTTTTGACGGCACGCAGTTCAAGGGGCTGCTGGCGGCCGATTACGGCATCCAGCTCAACAAGACCTCACGCAACAGCGTGCTGCTGCAGTCCAACATCAACAATACGCGCAGCGACGTGGCGCATCTGATCCGCGTGCTGGTCGAGATCTGCCACGGCATCGAGAAGCGCCTCGCCGATGGAGGGCCAGCGGAGCGGGAGGCCTTCGCCGCACGGGTGAAGGCGCTGATGACCGATGTGCCGGACCTGCCGAACTTCAGCCATTTCCACGAGGTGTTCCGCGCCGATGCGGGGCGCACCACGCCCGAGGGCGACATGCGCAGCGCCTTCTTCGGCGCCTACGACCCCGCCCTCTGCGAATACGTCCCGCTCGCGGGCGCGGAATGCGACCGGCGCCTGCGCGAGGGGCCCGAGATGGTCTCCGCCAATTTCGTCATCCCCTATCCGCCGGGCTTTCCGATCATGGTGCCCGGCCAGGTGCTGACGCAGGAGACCATCGACTTCATGCGCAAGCTCGATGTGAAGGAGATCCATGGCTACGAGAAGGCGCGCGGCCTGAAGCTGCTGAAGCCCGACGCCGTCGCCGCGCGCGGCAAGCGCTGA
- a CDS encoding transporter, translating to MQALFHFLATNPFILLFLTVGLAVWIGRQSIAGYGLGMVAAAIIVGCGLSVWASAYGEKLELNNFTKSLFYYLFMYGVGLRVGPSFVNSLGGDGLKFTFLAVISSICGLALVVVGAKLFDLPVGAAGGMLAGSQTMSAAIGSAEQAAIAGAIALPPGTSVEQVSAMIALSYGITYIWGTVGIILITKYLPKWWGIDARASAQAYEKQYGVASGDAPSLSGWTAGGLRAYRLENAAWVGRTMADMLRESPEYRFVNLVREGAALGADKATPLRLGDIIALGGQRAAMTEKMGLIGPEVSDRTALDLPLDRAEILVTNGAILKKTREEWRTLPGADHIQVVGVERSGVPLPIGTNTTLQRMDIVTVVGLKDAVSKIGAAFGRVVRPSTATDLLTLAMGMILGFLIGQVEFPAFGATVGLGNAGGLLISGVIVSSVASRLRFFGNTPAAARNVLEDLGLIVFVAIVGINAGNSLLAQLTGVLAVKIFLVGFVACTIPPIVVWAVGYHVFKLNPAVLMGGVAGARSHSGPCREAAVEIQSNVPWIGFPVAYAVSGVLLTVFGYFAMLLAQ from the coding sequence ATGCAAGCCCTGTTTCACTTCCTCGCGACCAACCCCTTCATCCTGCTCTTCCTGACGGTGGGCCTCGCCGTCTGGATCGGGCGGCAATCCATCGCGGGCTACGGGCTCGGCATGGTCGCCGCCGCCATCATCGTGGGCTGCGGGCTTTCCGTCTGGGCCTCGGCCTATGGCGAGAAGCTGGAGCTCAACAACTTCACCAAGAGCCTGTTCTACTATCTGTTCATGTATGGCGTCGGCCTGCGCGTCGGCCCATCCTTCGTGAACAGCCTGGGCGGCGACGGTCTGAAGTTCACCTTCCTCGCGGTGATCAGCAGTATCTGCGGCCTGGCACTCGTCGTTGTCGGCGCCAAGCTTTTCGACCTGCCGGTGGGGGCGGCGGGCGGCATGCTTGCCGGCTCGCAGACCATGTCGGCCGCCATCGGATCGGCCGAGCAGGCGGCCATCGCGGGCGCCATCGCCCTGCCGCCCGGCACCAGCGTGGAGCAGGTGAGCGCCATGATCGCGCTCTCCTACGGCATCACCTACATCTGGGGCACGGTCGGCATCATCCTGATCACGAAGTATCTGCCGAAATGGTGGGGCATCGATGCGCGCGCCTCGGCCCAGGCCTATGAGAAGCAATACGGCGTGGCCTCGGGCGATGCGCCCTCGCTCTCCGGCTGGACGGCGGGAGGCTTGCGCGCCTACCGGCTGGAGAATGCCGCCTGGGTCGGCCGCACCATGGCCGACATGCTGCGCGAGAGCCCTGAATACCGCTTCGTGAACCTGGTGCGGGAGGGCGCGGCGCTGGGCGCAGATAAGGCGACGCCGCTCCGCCTGGGCGACATCATCGCGCTCGGCGGTCAGCGCGCGGCGATGACCGAGAAAATGGGGCTGATCGGCCCCGAGGTCTCGGACCGCACGGCACTCGACCTGCCGCTCGACCGCGCCGAGATCCTGGTGACCAACGGCGCCATTCTGAAGAAGACGCGCGAGGAATGGCGCACGCTGCCCGGCGCCGATCACATCCAGGTGGTAGGTGTCGAGCGTTCAGGCGTGCCGCTGCCCATCGGCACCAACACGACGCTGCAGCGCATGGACATCGTCACCGTCGTCGGGCTGAAGGATGCGGTGAGCAAGATCGGCGCCGCGTTCGGCCGCGTGGTGCGCCCCTCCACCGCGACAGACCTGCTGACGCTCGCCATGGGCATGATCCTGGGCTTCCTGATCGGCCAGGTCGAATTCCCGGCCTTCGGCGCCACGGTGGGCCTGGGCAATGCGGGCGGGCTGCTGATCTCGGGCGTCATCGTCTCCTCCGTCGCGTCGCGGCTGCGCTTCTTTGGCAACACGCCGGCGGCCGCGCGCAACGTGCTGGAGGATCTGGGCCTCATCGTCTTCGTCGCCATCGTGGGCATCAATGCGGGCAATTCACTGCTCGCGCAGCTCACCGGCGTTCTCGCGGTGAAGATCTTCCTGGTGGGCTTCGTCGCCTGCACCATTCCACCCATCGTGGTCTGGGCCGTCGGCTACCACGTGTTCAAGCTGAACCCGGCGGTGCTGATGGGCGGCGTGGCCGGGGCGCGCAGTCACAGCGGCCCCTGCCGCGAGGCGGCAGTGGAGATCCAGTCCAACGTGCCCTGGATCGGCTTCCCGGTGGCTTATGCCGTCTCGGGCGTGCTGCTGACGGTCTTTGGCTACTTCGCTATGCTGCTGGCGCAGTAG
- a CDS encoding glycine zipper domain-containing protein: protein MRKILILPVLGLLALTGCEGMSETGRTTATGAGLGAATGAIVGSFSGNAGWGALAGAGVGAAGGYLVGRSRDAQRAAYTQGYYQGQAGSTR, encoded by the coding sequence ATGCGCAAGATCCTGATCCTGCCCGTCCTGGGCCTGCTGGCACTGACCGGCTGTGAGGGCATGAGCGAAACGGGGCGGACCACCGCCACCGGTGCTGGCCTGGGCGCCGCGACAGGCGCGATTGTCGGCTCCTTCAGTGGTAATGCGGGCTGGGGGGCGCTGGCGGGTGCCGGCGTCGGCGCCGCCGGCGGCTACCTCGTCGGCCGCAGCCGGGACGCGCAGCGGGCTGCCTATACGCAGGGCTATTACCAGGGCCAGGCCGGCAGCACGCGCTGA
- a CDS encoding SulP family inorganic anion transporter, whose translation MAATSDRRGGLATIFPPWGWLRDYRSTWLHGDVVAGLTLAAYALPVALAYAALAGLPPQVGVYGYMLGGLGYALLGSSRHLAIGPTSAISLMVAAHLGAMAGGDAARYAEIASLAALTVALLCLICWALRLSVLVKLISDSILVGFKAGAGITIAVTQLPALFGVPGGGSNVIERLVVPVGQLPGLNLVTLGVGLAGIALLVLGGRTLPGRPVALGVVILSILVATLLGLAQHGVVITGAIPAGLPDLGLPSLRLADVEGIVPLAAGCLLLAYIEGVSAARGFAEKHGYALNPRQEFLGIGAANLMAGLGHGYPVAGGLSQSAVAEKAGAQTPLTLVLASVALGLCLLFLTGLLANLPKATLAAVVLTAVAGLVDIPALLRLWRVSREDFAAAAIALVGVLLLGILQGILLAALASVLMLLVRGGRPHVAFLGREPGTRRCGDMARHPETQPIPGVLAFRPEGALLYVNAEHVEALVQGRLAAQPPGTLRLVACDLSAVPRMDLSALAMLRKLHAALAAQGIRFTIAGAHGNLRDLLRREGFAEVVGGVSREVTIEAVLDEAEPAPGASR comes from the coding sequence ATGGCCGCCACATCGGACCGGCGCGGCGGCCTTGCCACGATCTTCCCGCCCTGGGGGTGGCTGCGCGACTATCGCAGCACATGGCTGCACGGCGATGTGGTGGCAGGCCTCACCCTCGCCGCCTATGCCCTGCCCGTCGCCCTTGCCTATGCGGCGCTCGCTGGCCTGCCGCCGCAAGTTGGCGTCTATGGCTACATGTTGGGCGGCCTGGGCTACGCACTGCTCGGCTCCTCGCGCCATCTCGCCATCGGGCCGACTTCGGCGATCTCGCTCATGGTGGCGGCCCATCTCGGCGCCATGGCGGGTGGCGATGCCGCGCGCTATGCCGAGATCGCGAGCCTCGCGGCACTCACCGTCGCGCTGCTCTGCCTGATCTGCTGGGCCTTGCGGCTCAGCGTCCTGGTCAAGCTCATCAGCGACAGCATCCTGGTCGGCTTCAAGGCGGGGGCGGGCATCACCATCGCGGTGACACAGCTGCCCGCGCTGTTCGGCGTGCCGGGCGGCGGCAGCAACGTCATCGAGCGGCTGGTTGTGCCCGTCGGGCAATTGCCGGGGCTGAACCTGGTCACGCTTGGCGTCGGCCTTGCCGGCATCGCGCTGCTCGTCCTGGGCGGCCGCACCCTGCCGGGGCGGCCGGTGGCGCTGGGAGTGGTGATCCTTTCCATCCTGGTGGCGACCCTGCTTGGCCTTGCCCAGCATGGCGTCGTGATCACAGGCGCCATCCCCGCGGGCCTGCCCGATCTGGGCCTGCCCAGCCTTCGCCTGGCGGATGTCGAGGGCATCGTCCCGCTGGCGGCGGGCTGCCTGCTGCTTGCTTATATCGAGGGCGTCTCAGCGGCGCGCGGCTTCGCCGAGAAGCACGGCTACGCGCTCAATCCGCGGCAGGAGTTCCTTGGCATCGGCGCGGCCAATCTGATGGCGGGGTTGGGGCATGGCTATCCGGTCGCGGGCGGCCTCTCGCAATCGGCCGTGGCTGAGAAGGCAGGCGCGCAAACCCCATTGACGCTGGTGCTGGCCTCGGTCGCGCTTGGGCTCTGCCTGCTCTTCCTGACCGGGCTGCTGGCCAATCTGCCGAAGGCGACGCTGGCCGCTGTGGTGCTGACCGCGGTGGCGGGGCTGGTTGATATCCCGGCGCTGCTGCGGCTCTGGCGCGTCAGCCGTGAGGATTTCGCCGCTGCCGCCATCGCGCTGGTGGGCGTGCTGCTGCTCGGTATCCTGCAGGGCATCCTGCTCGCTGCCTTGGCCTCAGTGCTCATGCTTTTGGTGCGCGGCGGGCGGCCGCATGTCGCTTTCCTGGGCCGCGAGCCAGGCACGCGGCGCTGCGGCGACATGGCGCGCCACCCGGAGACGCAGCCCATCCCTGGCGTGCTCGCCTTCCGCCCCGAAGGCGCGCTGCTCTATGTGAATGCGGAGCATGTGGAGGCGTTGGTCCAGGGACGATTGGCTGCGCAGCCGCCCGGTACGCTCCGGCTCGTGGCCTGCGACCTCTCTGCCGTGCCGCGCATGGATCTCTCGGCGCTGGCCATGCTGCGGAAGCTGCATGCGGCGCTGGCCGCGCAAGGCATTCGCTTCACGATCGCCGGGGCGCATGGCAATCTGCGTGACCTGCTGCGCCGCGAGGGCTTCGCGGAGGTGGTCGGCGGTGTTTCGCGCGAGGTCACCATCGAAGCCGTGCTGGACGAAGCCGAGCCCGCCCCAGGAGCCTCCCGATGA
- a CDS encoding sodium/glutamate symporter gives MVRYEFDELATLIIGIVALFVGKAVRQSVPVLQKMDMPNAVVGALIVALLVLIGQLLLNVDLAFGSRIRDALLLVFFTSIGLSAKLSALRSGGKPLLILCGVTVLVLVAQNVAGAAFATAWGAAPAYGVLAGSLSFVGGPGTAMAWARELELQGLAGAQVVGVGAATLAVVSGALVAGPVTGWIVRRHRLSGTSGTVTGNPSANDTGTAAAAVQGANHLESLLASLFVIAFSVYLGEKLNLIARDAGLLLPGFLSAMLAGVLITNLADVFRFRLAFGPIETGGAVALQLFLVTALMATPLISVAQIIVPLVINVVIQVSLTVAIAYLVLFRLLGRDYEAAVASGGFLGFGLSSMPVAMATMDEIAKRYGPAPKAFLLITLAGSFFVDLANAFVAKAFLALPFFAVGP, from the coding sequence ATGGTGCGCTATGAATTCGACGAACTTGCGACGCTGATCATTGGCATCGTCGCGCTGTTCGTCGGCAAGGCGGTGCGGCAGTCCGTGCCGGTCCTGCAGAAGATGGACATGCCGAACGCGGTGGTCGGCGCCCTTATCGTCGCCCTGCTCGTGCTTATCGGGCAACTGCTCCTCAACGTGGACTTGGCGTTCGGCTCGCGGATAAGGGATGCGCTCCTGCTCGTCTTCTTCACCTCGATCGGCCTGTCGGCGAAGCTCAGTGCATTGCGGAGCGGCGGCAAACCGCTGCTGATCCTATGCGGCGTCACGGTCTTGGTACTCGTCGCGCAGAACGTGGCAGGTGCCGCCTTCGCGACGGCCTGGGGCGCGGCGCCGGCCTATGGAGTGCTCGCCGGGTCGCTCTCCTTCGTGGGCGGCCCCGGCACCGCGATGGCCTGGGCTCGGGAACTGGAGTTGCAGGGGCTGGCGGGGGCGCAGGTCGTCGGGGTGGGTGCGGCCACGCTCGCGGTGGTCTCAGGCGCTCTTGTCGCCGGGCCTGTCACCGGATGGATCGTCCGCCGGCACCGCCTCTCCGGCACGAGCGGGACGGTGACGGGCAACCCGTCCGCTAATGATACCGGGACGGCGGCAGCCGCGGTGCAAGGAGCCAATCACCTGGAAAGCCTTCTCGCATCGCTCTTCGTCATCGCTTTCTCGGTCTATCTCGGAGAGAAGCTCAACCTTATCGCACGGGATGCGGGGCTGCTGCTTCCAGGCTTCCTGTCGGCGATGCTGGCCGGCGTGCTCATCACCAACCTTGCTGACGTATTCCGCTTCCGGCTTGCCTTCGGGCCTATCGAGACGGGAGGTGCGGTGGCCCTGCAGTTGTTCCTGGTGACCGCCTTGATGGCGACGCCGCTGATCTCGGTCGCGCAGATCATCGTTCCGCTGGTGATCAACGTCGTCATCCAGGTGAGCCTGACGGTGGCCATTGCCTACCTTGTTCTGTTCCGGCTCCTCGGCAGGGACTACGAGGCGGCCGTCGCTTCGGGGGGGTTCCTGGGCTTCGGCCTGTCGTCCATGCCGGTCGCGATGGCCACGATGGACGAGATCGCCAAGCGCTACGGACCCGCGCCGAAGGCCTTCCTGCTGATCACCCTGGCAGGTTCGTTCTTCGTCGATCTCGCCAACGCCTTTGTTGCAAAGGCATTCCTGGCGCTGCCCTTCTTCGCGGTCGGACCATAA
- a CDS encoding HlyD family secretion protein yields MLEILFCSLLTILPDYLFRRYAQGKRFGHEITLFSVWFELRWGIVTCLLLAISLITLVFYFHPTSVHVSAVFRTVPIVPQINGRVAEIHVRGSEAVEAGTPLFRLADQTQRTAVETARRAVAEVDAARLVAQADLAAADARVLEAQGALRQAADELAMRQALRDVAARREVERMQVTVQTREAGVAAAEAARQAVAARISDQLPAERASALAALAQAEAELDKTVIRAGVSGRVEQFLLQVGDIVNPFARPAGVLVPDDLGARSPRLAAGFGQIEARVLRPGMLAEASCASLPWTVIPMVVTQVQSFVASGQIRGGDVLLDAQQFSRPGTVLAILEPLYPGGLDKVIPGSNCVANAYTSNHEALSDPAMGTLRGIALHGIDAVGLVHAILLRIQVALLPFKTLVLGGGH; encoded by the coding sequence ATGCTGGAAATCCTGTTCTGCTCGCTGCTCACCATCCTGCCGGACTACCTGTTCCGCCGCTACGCGCAGGGCAAGCGCTTCGGCCATGAGATCACGCTGTTCTCGGTCTGGTTCGAGCTGCGCTGGGGCATCGTCACCTGCCTGCTGCTCGCGATCAGCCTGATCACCCTCGTCTTCTACTTCCATCCGACCAGCGTGCATGTCAGCGCCGTCTTTCGCACCGTCCCCATCGTCCCGCAGATCAATGGCCGCGTGGCCGAGATCCACGTGCGCGGCAGCGAGGCTGTGGAGGCTGGCACGCCGCTTTTCCGTCTGGCCGATCAAACCCAGCGCACCGCGGTCGAGACAGCCCGGCGCGCGGTGGCCGAGGTGGACGCCGCCCGGCTCGTGGCCCAGGCCGATCTCGCTGCGGCCGATGCTCGCGTCCTGGAAGCCCAGGGCGCACTGCGTCAGGCGGCCGATGAACTGGCCATGCGCCAGGCCCTGCGCGATGTCGCCGCCCGGCGCGAGGTGGAGCGGATGCAGGTGACGGTGCAGACGCGGGAGGCTGGCGTCGCTGCCGCAGAGGCCGCCCGGCAGGCCGTCGCCGCCCGCATCTCCGACCAGTTGCCGGCCGAGCGCGCCAGCGCCCTCGCCGCCCTGGCCCAGGCCGAGGCCGAACTGGACAAGACCGTGATCCGCGCCGGCGTCTCCGGCCGGGTCGAGCAGTTCCTGCTTCAGGTGGGCGACATCGTGAACCCCTTCGCCCGCCCCGCCGGGGTGCTGGTCCCCGATGACCTGGGTGCTCGCAGCCCGCGCCTGGCTGCCGGATTTGGCCAGATCGAAGCGCGGGTATTGCGGCCGGGCATGCTGGCTGAGGCCAGCTGCGCCTCCCTGCCCTGGACGGTGATCCCGATGGTGGTGACGCAGGTGCAGTCCTTCGTCGCCAGCGGGCAAATCCGCGGCGGCGACGTTCTGTTGGACGCGCAGCAATTCAGCCGCCCCGGCACGGTCCTGGCGATCCTGGAGCCGCTTTATCCCGGCGGGCTCGACAAGGTCATCCCTGGCAGCAACTGCGTCGCCAACGCCTATACCTCCAACCACGAGGCGCTGAGCGATCCGGCGATGGGCACACTGCGGGGCATCGCGCTGCACGGGATTGATGCGGTGGGGTTGGTGCATGCCATCCTGCTGCGCATCCAGGTGGCGTTGCTGCCTTTCAAGACGCTGGTGCTGGGTGGTGGGCATTGA
- a CDS encoding Rap1a/Tai family immunity protein, which yields MLQRFKVTLLVAGLGAASLPAAAQVTPDNFVGGRVSDLAALCAAGPGDPNVVSAVNFCHGFLMATGQFHAALTRPGGKIAPMFCPASPLPTIAAITAGFVDWARANPQYGGDPAVEGVVRFATAVSPCPTPANRRARAAARPQ from the coding sequence ATGCTACAAAGGTTCAAGGTGACCTTGCTGGTAGCGGGGCTCGGCGCCGCCAGCCTTCCAGCGGCGGCGCAGGTCACGCCCGACAATTTCGTCGGTGGCCGCGTCTCGGACCTGGCCGCGCTCTGCGCCGCCGGGCCGGGCGACCCCAATGTCGTCTCTGCGGTGAATTTTTGCCACGGCTTCCTGATGGCGACGGGTCAGTTCCATGCCGCGCTGACACGGCCGGGCGGGAAGATTGCACCGATGTTCTGCCCTGCCTCGCCCTTGCCCACCATCGCGGCGATCACGGCGGGCTTCGTGGATTGGGCGCGCGCCAACCCGCAATATGGCGGTGACCCGGCGGTGGAGGGCGTGGTGCGCTTCGCCACCGCCGTCAGCCCATGCCCCACCCCCGCTAACCGGCGCGCCCGCGCCGCCGCGCGTCCCCAGTAA